In the genome of Hymenobacter cellulosivorans, one region contains:
- a CDS encoding DNA-3-methyladenine glycosylase family protein, with protein sequence MSQADPVLAALIARGRTIEPRPHEDLYLALLKAIVSQQISTKAAAAIWKKVQALFPPDGYPEPAALLLLSDEELRAAGISRQKAGYLRAIADFAQQDQLDHAHLSQLDADAFTQHLTQIKGVGRWTAQMLQMFALDQPDVFPEGDLGIQNAMRKHYGLQETGRALLRRMTELAEPWRPYRTLASKYLWQSLDNTPDAE encoded by the coding sequence TTGAGCCAAGCCGACCCGGTGCTGGCTGCGCTTATTGCCCGGGGCCGCACCATCGAGCCCCGGCCCCACGAAGATTTGTACCTGGCTCTGCTGAAGGCTATTGTCAGCCAGCAGATTTCAACCAAGGCCGCGGCGGCCATCTGGAAAAAGGTGCAGGCCCTGTTTCCGCCCGACGGCTACCCCGAGCCTGCCGCCCTGCTCCTGCTCAGCGACGAAGAGCTGCGGGCGGCCGGCATTTCGCGCCAGAAAGCGGGGTATTTGCGCGCCATAGCCGACTTTGCCCAGCAAGACCAACTCGACCACGCCCACCTCAGCCAGCTCGACGCCGACGCCTTCACCCAGCACCTGACCCAGATAAAGGGCGTCGGCCGCTGGACGGCTCAGATGCTGCAAATGTTTGCCCTGGACCAGCCCGACGTGTTTCCCGAAGGAGATTTGGGCATTCAGAACGCCATGCGCAAGCACTACGGCCTCCAGGAAACCGGCCGGGCTCTGCTGCGCCGCATGACCGAACTGGCCGAGCCCTGGCGGCCTTACCGCACGCTGGCCAGCAAGTATTTGTGGCAGTCGTTGGACAATACGCCCGACGCGGAGTAG
- the nhaA gene encoding Na+/H+ antiporter NhaA, with protein sequence MLHRIVIVPIRELSESGKLSGLLLLLTTIISLLISNSAWGNAYLHFWETPVGWEPLQKTLAHWVDDGLMVVFFFTVGLEIKREVLYGELTDVRQALLPTLAAVGGVAVPAAIYLAFNAGNDTSHGWAVPTATDIAFSLGILSLLGDKVPPGLRVFLTALAIIDDLIAVLIIALFYTAGLDLTYLLAAGGIFAALIVLNRLKVTWLPLYFLLGLGLWFFVLKSGIHATIAGVLLALTIPTDAIEKLEAGLHKPISYLILPIFALANTAIVVSGESVSELLSPLGLGIGLGLLVGKPLGIFGATWLTVKAGISTLPERVTWFKMLGLGLTAGIGFTMAIFIANLSFDNPAWIDLAKLAVIAGSLLAAVAGLIVLHFADKADESEAPAGLILEAEPPA encoded by the coding sequence ATGCTTCACCGAATAGTCATTGTTCCAATCCGGGAACTGTCCGAAAGTGGCAAGCTCTCGGGCCTGCTGCTGCTGCTGACCACCATTATTTCTCTGCTGATCAGCAACTCGGCCTGGGGCAATGCCTACCTGCATTTCTGGGAAACCCCCGTGGGTTGGGAGCCGCTGCAGAAAACGCTGGCTCACTGGGTTGATGATGGCCTGATGGTCGTCTTCTTTTTTACCGTCGGACTAGAAATCAAGCGGGAAGTGCTTTATGGTGAGCTGACCGACGTGCGCCAGGCCCTGCTGCCCACGCTGGCGGCAGTTGGTGGAGTAGCTGTGCCGGCTGCTATTTATCTGGCTTTCAATGCCGGCAACGACACCAGTCACGGCTGGGCTGTGCCCACAGCCACCGACATTGCCTTTTCCCTGGGAATTCTGTCGTTGCTGGGCGACAAAGTGCCGCCCGGCCTGCGGGTTTTCCTCACCGCCCTGGCTATCATCGATGACCTGATTGCGGTGCTTATCATTGCCTTGTTCTACACGGCCGGCCTGGACCTGACGTATCTGCTGGCCGCCGGGGGAATTTTCGCCGCGTTGATCGTGCTCAATCGCCTTAAAGTTACCTGGCTGCCATTATACTTTTTGCTGGGTCTGGGATTATGGTTTTTCGTGCTCAAATCAGGAATACACGCCACCATTGCCGGCGTGCTGTTGGCCCTGACCATTCCCACCGATGCCATTGAAAAGCTGGAAGCCGGCCTGCACAAACCCATCAGCTACCTGATTTTGCCCATTTTCGCGCTGGCCAATACGGCTATTGTCGTATCTGGGGAGTCAGTAAGTGAGCTGCTGAGTCCGTTGGGGCTGGGTATTGGGCTGGGGCTGCTGGTAGGCAAGCCGTTGGGTATTTTCGGGGCCACCTGGCTGACGGTGAAAGCCGGTATTTCCACCTTGCCCGAGCGGGTCACTTGGTTTAAGATGCTGGGCTTGGGCCTGACAGCGGGCATCGGCTTCACCATGGCCATCTTCATTGCCAACCTCTCGTTCGACAATCCGGCCTGGATTGACCTGGCCAAGCTGGCCGTAATTGCTGGCTCCCTACTGGCCGCCGTGGCAGGCCTGATTGTGCTGCACTTCGCCGATAAGGCCGACGAAAGCGAAGCTCCCGCCGGCCTCATACTCGAAGCAGAACCGCCGGCTTAA
- a CDS encoding DUF58 domain-containing protein, which produces MSQPLDLAAVRSFENLEFLARQLVEGFITGLHQSPYHGFSVEFSEHRLYNPGESTRHIDWKVLARTDKLFVKRYEEETNLRCHILLDVSPSMYYPAPSHDKLRFAVLCTAALTTLLQKQRDAVGLVTFADQIELQTPVRSTSSHRHTLLLTLQQLLERPATQRRATDVSGVIHQIAQQIPKRSLVVLFSDMLGRNPEEQTASLAALQHLRHAQHEVLLFHIMDRTTEAEFAFAERPYLFEDVETGEQVKLQPAQVREQYRAAMQHYEQELALRCGQYRIDFVPVDIREPFDKVLYAYLVKRGKVR; this is translated from the coding sequence ATGTCCCAACCGCTTGATCTGGCTGCTGTCCGCTCGTTTGAGAACCTGGAATTTCTGGCCCGGCAGCTCGTGGAGGGCTTTATTACCGGCCTGCACCAGTCGCCCTACCACGGCTTTTCGGTGGAGTTTTCGGAGCACCGCCTCTACAACCCCGGCGAAAGTACCCGCCACATCGACTGGAAGGTGCTGGCCCGCACCGATAAGCTGTTTGTGAAGCGCTACGAGGAAGAAACCAACCTGCGCTGTCACATCCTGCTCGACGTGAGCCCGAGCATGTACTACCCGGCCCCGAGCCATGACAAACTACGCTTTGCCGTGCTCTGCACCGCCGCCCTCACCACACTGTTGCAAAAGCAGCGCGACGCAGTAGGCCTCGTCACATTTGCCGACCAGATTGAGCTCCAGACGCCGGTGCGCTCCACCTCGTCTCACCGCCACACCCTGCTGCTCACGCTCCAGCAGCTGCTGGAGCGCCCCGCTACCCAGCGCCGGGCCACCGACGTATCGGGCGTGATTCACCAGATTGCCCAGCAGATTCCCAAACGCTCATTGGTGGTGTTGTTTTCCGACATGCTGGGCCGCAACCCCGAGGAGCAAACGGCCAGCCTGGCCGCCCTGCAGCACCTGCGGCACGCCCAGCACGAGGTACTGCTGTTCCACATCATGGACCGGACTACGGAAGCCGAATTTGCTTTTGCTGAGCGGCCTTACCTGTTCGAGGATGTCGAAACCGGGGAGCAGGTGAAGCTACAGCCGGCCCAGGTGCGGGAGCAGTACCGCGCCGCCATGCAGCACTACGAGCAGGAACTGGCCCTGCGCTGCGGGCAGTACCGTATTGATTTCGTGCCGGTCGACATCCGGGAGCCGTTCGACAAGGTGCTGTACGCCTACCTCGTGAAGCGGGGCAAGGTCCGGTAA
- a CDS encoding DUF3276 family protein — MEDRHDQEEIYSQRIKAGKRTYFFDVKATRGQDYYLTITESKRKLRDDDTFSYEKHKIFLYKEDFAKFVDALQDAVDYVREELLTEEEVAELDRPRPAYDNYEGDNGFNPNRSDDNY, encoded by the coding sequence GTGGAAGACCGTCACGATCAGGAAGAAATCTACTCCCAACGCATTAAAGCTGGCAAACGCACGTACTTTTTCGATGTAAAAGCAACGCGCGGTCAGGACTACTACCTCACTATCACCGAAAGCAAGCGCAAGCTGCGGGATGATGACACGTTTTCCTACGAGAAACACAAAATCTTCCTCTACAAAGAAGACTTTGCCAAGTTTGTCGATGCCCTGCAGGACGCCGTGGACTACGTGCGTGAAGAGCTGCTCACCGAAGAGGAAGTAGCCGAACTCGACCGACCCCGCCCCGCCTACGACAACTACGAAGGCGACAACGGCTTCAACCCCAACCGCTCCGACGACAACTACTAG
- a CDS encoding metallophosphoesterase: MNLFVIGDVHGCYHTFLELLQHWQPEQELLIQVGDLMDRGNFAPDTVGLAMSLSEKHPQQTVFLKGNHEVGMTRHYGPQGPYPNWLQWGGRYTLAQYSQHKDLLASHLPWLQQRPLFWESDAVFVSHAGLADTPNPLDEDNPDGILWRRGPLRNIGKLQVIGHTPTDGSPDFDPIHYVLNIDTGAVYGQALTGVKIKANGDVLRVISVPTNPLDSDRV, translated from the coding sequence ATGAATCTGTTTGTTATCGGCGACGTGCACGGCTGCTACCACACCTTTTTGGAACTGCTCCAGCACTGGCAGCCCGAGCAGGAACTACTAATCCAGGTGGGCGACCTGATGGACCGCGGCAACTTTGCCCCCGATACCGTGGGACTGGCCATGAGTCTGAGCGAAAAACACCCGCAGCAAACCGTTTTTCTCAAAGGCAACCATGAGGTCGGCATGACGCGCCACTACGGCCCCCAGGGCCCCTACCCCAACTGGCTGCAGTGGGGCGGACGCTACACTCTGGCGCAGTACAGCCAGCACAAAGATTTGCTAGCCAGCCACCTCCCCTGGCTGCAGCAACGGCCGCTGTTCTGGGAAAGTGACGCTGTCTTCGTCAGCCACGCCGGCCTGGCCGACACACCCAACCCGCTCGACGAAGACAATCCGGACGGTATTCTGTGGCGGCGCGGACCGCTGCGCAACATTGGCAAGCTTCAGGTTATCGGCCACACACCCACCGACGGCAGCCCCGATTTTGACCCGATTCACTACGTGCTTAATATTGACACCGGTGCCGTGTATGGCCAGGCCCTGACTGGGGTTAAAATTAAGGCCAATGGCGACGTGCTCCGGGTGATTTCCGTGCCTACTAATCCTCTCGACAGTGACCGAGTCTGA